The following are from one region of the Littorina saxatilis isolate snail1 linkage group LG2, US_GU_Lsax_2.0, whole genome shotgun sequence genome:
- the LOC138958763 gene encoding uncharacterized protein, which translates to MAMFTKRHNGYKAGLALFVIGVVVFVVGFASPNWSTTSTTLNSTIHFQSNTHNGLWMGCLSRGLRPFVIKFCASTISGSSAEWFKAAQALQCLALAGFVLSVCFAFVVNFVGNYRSFNRWLEIALGMSSFLGLIGAIVYAIKQGKGRENAEALADRFPEISTEIEHVAWAFIVDVVGCLVVLVATIVIAVFNRPIPAEASTVSFHNTMQSPGITFVPGHSYPVPAVNPGYVPDRQTNTYVTSGPSSVPYVSAGAANPPPYYSKGQPMGTENGLALPPAYANQQTMEDDDSSLGAMGGSSPPVVSDEDILVNGKRKK; encoded by the exons atggCGATGTTCACGAAAAGGCACAATGGATACAAAGCAGGATTAGCGCTTTTCGTCATCGGcgtcgtcgtcttcgtcgtcgGCTTCGCCTCGCCTAACTGGTCGACGACATCGACAACGTTGAATTCGACAATCCATTTCCAATCCAACACCCACAATGGACTATGGATGGGCTGTCTGTCCCGAGGTCTTCGGCCCTTCGTCATCAAGTTCTGTGCTTCCACAATCAGTGGGTCGTCAG CCGAGTGGTTTAAAGCAGCCCAGGCCTTGCAGTGCCTAGCTCTAGCGGGGTTTGTGCTCAGTGTCTGCTTCGCCTTCGTCGTCAACTTCGTGGGGAACTATCGCAGCTTCAACAGATGGCTCGAAATAGCTTTGGGCATGTCAA GCTTCCTGGGACTGATCGGAGCCATCGTGTACGCCATCAAGCAGGGCAAAGGTCGTGAGAACGCCGAAGCTCTGGCCGACAGGTTTCCGGAGATCAGTACGGAGATTGAACACGTGGCGTGGGCCTTCATCGTCGACGTCGTCGGCTGTCTCGTCGTCCTCGTCGCCACCATCGTCATCGCCGTCTTCAACCGCCCCATCCCTGCCGAAGCTTCGACGGTGTCTTTCCACAACACCATGCAATCACCGGGCATCACTTTCGTGCCCGGGCACTCCTACCCCGTGCCCGCGGTCAACCCAGGCTATGTCCCGGATCGCCAGACCAACACTTACGTCACTTCCGGCCCCTCTAGCGTGCCTTACGTCAGCGCCGGTGCAGCCAATCCGCCGCCGTATTACAGCAAGGGTCAGCCAATGGGAACGGAGAATGGATTGGCCCTCCCACCGGCCTACGCCAATCAGCAAACGATGGAGGATGATGACTCAAGTCTGGGGGCCATGGGGGGCTCTTCCCCTCCCGTTGTCAGTGACGAGGACATCCTAGTTAACGGCAAACGCAAGAAatag